A stretch of the Streptomyces sp. NBC_00078 genome encodes the following:
- the dxs gene encoding 1-deoxy-D-xylulose-5-phosphate synthase — MTMLENIRGPRDLKALSEAELGELSEEIREFLVHAVARTGGHLGPNLGVVELSIALHRVFESPVDRIVWDTGHQSYVHKILTGRQDFSKLRGKGGLSGYPSREESEHDIVENSHASTALGWADGLAKARQVQGEKGHVVAVIGDGALTGGMAWEALNNIAAAKDRPLIIVVNDNERSYAPTIGGLANHLATLRTTDSYEKVLAWGKDVLLRTPVVGNTVYESLHGAKKGFKDAFAPQGMFEDLGLKYVGPIDGHDIGAVESALRRAKRFHGPVLVHCLTEKGRGYEPALAHEEDHFHTVGVMDPLTCEPLAPSNGPSWTSVFGDEIAAIGEEREDVVAITAAMLHPVGLGKFAARFPERVWDVGIAEQHAAVSAAGLATGGLHPVVAVYATFLNRAFDQLLMDVALHRCGVTFVLDRAGVTGVDGPSHNGMWDMSILQVVPGLRIAAPRDADQLRAQLREAVAVDDAPTLVRFPKESVGPRIPAIDRVGGLDVLHRGPDTPEVLLVAVGVMAPVCLQAADLLQARGISCTVVDPRWVKPVDPALPGLAAEHRLVAVVEDNSRASGVGAAVALALGDAEVDVPVRRFGIPEQFLAHAKRGEVLADIGLTPVEVAGRISASLAVKEAEDTLVVKEQADGPVKEKAE; from the coding sequence GTGACGATGCTGGAGAACATCCGGGGACCACGCGACCTGAAGGCGCTGTCCGAGGCGGAACTCGGTGAACTGTCCGAGGAGATCAGGGAGTTCCTGGTGCACGCGGTGGCCAGGACCGGCGGACACCTCGGGCCCAACCTGGGGGTGGTGGAACTCTCCATCGCGCTCCACCGGGTCTTCGAGTCGCCGGTCGACCGCATCGTGTGGGACACCGGTCACCAGAGCTACGTACACAAGATCCTGACGGGCCGTCAGGACTTCTCCAAGCTCCGCGGAAAGGGTGGCCTGTCCGGCTACCCGTCGCGCGAGGAGTCCGAGCACGACATCGTCGAGAACAGCCACGCCTCCACCGCGCTCGGCTGGGCCGACGGCCTCGCCAAGGCCCGCCAGGTGCAGGGCGAGAAGGGACACGTGGTCGCGGTCATCGGCGACGGCGCGCTCACCGGCGGCATGGCCTGGGAGGCGCTGAACAACATCGCGGCCGCCAAGGACCGGCCGCTGATCATCGTCGTCAACGACAACGAGCGCTCGTACGCGCCGACCATCGGCGGCCTGGCGAACCACCTGGCCACCCTGCGCACCACCGACAGCTACGAGAAGGTGCTCGCCTGGGGCAAGGACGTGCTGCTGCGCACGCCCGTCGTCGGCAACACCGTCTACGAGTCGCTGCACGGCGCGAAGAAGGGCTTCAAGGACGCCTTCGCCCCGCAGGGCATGTTCGAGGACCTGGGTCTCAAGTACGTCGGTCCGATCGACGGGCACGACATCGGGGCCGTCGAGTCCGCGCTCCGGCGCGCGAAACGCTTCCACGGCCCGGTCCTCGTCCACTGCCTCACGGAGAAGGGCCGCGGCTACGAGCCCGCCCTCGCCCATGAGGAGGACCACTTCCACACCGTCGGCGTGATGGACCCGCTCACCTGCGAGCCGCTCGCGCCGTCCAACGGCCCCTCCTGGACCTCGGTGTTCGGGGACGAGATCGCCGCGATCGGGGAGGAGCGGGAGGACGTCGTGGCGATCACGGCGGCCATGTTGCACCCGGTGGGCCTCGGCAAGTTCGCCGCACGCTTCCCGGAGCGTGTGTGGGACGTCGGCATCGCCGAGCAGCACGCGGCGGTGAGCGCGGCCGGGCTGGCGACCGGCGGTCTGCACCCCGTCGTCGCCGTCTACGCCACCTTCCTCAACCGCGCCTTCGACCAGCTCCTGATGGATGTGGCGCTGCACCGCTGCGGGGTCACCTTCGTCCTGGACCGCGCCGGCGTCACGGGCGTCGACGGCCCGTCCCACAACGGCATGTGGGACATGTCCATCCTCCAGGTCGTGCCGGGGCTGCGCATCGCCGCTCCACGCGACGCCGACCAGTTGCGCGCCCAGTTGCGCGAGGCCGTCGCCGTCGACGACGCTCCGACGCTGGTCCGCTTCCCCAAGGAGTCGGTCGGTCCAAGGATCCCGGCGATCGACCGGGTGGGCGGACTCGACGTCCTGCACCGCGGCCCGGACACACCCGAGGTGCTGCTCGTCGCCGTCGGCGTGATGGCGCCCGTCTGCCTCCAGGCCGCCGACCTGCTGCAGGCACGCGGGATCTCGTGCACCGTCGTCGACCCCCGCTGGGTCAAGCCCGTCGACCCGGCGCTCCCGGGCCTCGCGGCCGAACACCGACTGGTGGCCGTCGTCGAGGACAACAGCCGTGCGAGCGGGGTGGGAGCCGCGGTGGCGCTGGCGCTCGGCGATGCCGAAGTCGACGTGCCCGTACGGCGGTTCGGCATCCCGGAGCAGTTCCTCGCGCACGCCAAGCGCGGTGAGGTGCTCGCCGACATCGGGCTGACGCCGGTGGAGGTGGCCGGCCGGATCAGCGCGAGCCTCGCCGTCAAGGAGGCCGAGGACACTCTGGTCGTCAAGGAGCAGGCGGACGGCCCAGTCAAGGAGAAAGCTGAATGA
- a CDS encoding DUF6126 family protein, translating into MSDRNMEEKFPRALWVRLIIYIAVGHLFAAFIYLLFAVGAK; encoded by the coding sequence ATGAGCGACAGGAACATGGAGGAGAAGTTCCCGCGCGCCCTGTGGGTGCGCCTGATCATCTACATCGCGGTGGGGCATCTCTTCGCCGCCTTCATCTACCTGCTGTTCGCGGTGGGGGCGAAGTAG
- a CDS encoding alpha-galactosidase codes for MLEISDNGRTWLLSGPTSSYAVHLTEGDELLHLHWGPRIALADAEALAVRPLPDYRPFEAQLDGHEEYPVEGGPRFARPALSVRTDERRGTEWHFEAYEADGGDDGELRLRFRDGGLTLTLHYRMRHDVVERWVTLDNEGTALELLRADSATWTLPEREDWRLSQLHGRWAAESRLTSSLLTYGEKVIGSRRGHTGHQHLPWVALDTDATEERGEVYGCALGWSGSWRITVAHLADARVQITGGAGCDDSGLLRLDAGESYTTPVFAGLWSDGGFGGASRAWHAYQRAHVIPDADRDRPVLFNSWEATEFDISEEQQGTLARRAAAIGVELFVVDDGWFGKRTSDRAGLGDWTPNPDRFPKGLKPLADYVHALGMQFGIWVEPEMVNPDSELYRAHPDWVQFQPGRKRTEFRNQLVLNLAREDVQEYLWGQLDGLLSSAPIDYVKWDFNRCFTDAGWPDDPYPQRLWIDHVRALYALLDRLRAAHPGVAFESCSGGGGRIDLGILSRTDQVWTSDNTDPLDRLAIQHGFSQIHPARVMAAWVTDSPNTQLNGRVSSLRFRFVSSMAGVLGVGGDLAQWTEEELAEAGEWVTLYKEIRPLVQQGDLYRLRAPRGGLSAVQYVRGDEAVVLAWLQAQSYGEPVPALRLQGLDPTASYECRETGEVHRGAVLLHHGLRTGLRGDLDAAVFRLRRI; via the coding sequence ATGCTGGAGATCTCCGACAACGGCCGTACGTGGCTCCTCTCAGGGCCGACCAGCAGTTACGCCGTCCATCTCACCGAGGGGGACGAACTGCTGCACCTGCACTGGGGCCCCCGGATCGCGCTCGCCGACGCCGAGGCCCTCGCCGTCCGCCCGCTGCCCGACTACCGGCCCTTCGAGGCGCAGCTCGACGGCCACGAGGAGTACCCGGTCGAGGGCGGCCCCCGCTTCGCGCGGCCCGCCCTGTCGGTGCGCACCGACGAGCGGCGCGGCACCGAATGGCACTTCGAGGCGTACGAGGCCGACGGCGGGGACGATGGCGAGCTGCGCCTGCGCTTCCGTGACGGCGGGCTCACGCTCACCCTGCACTACCGCATGCGGCACGACGTCGTAGAACGCTGGGTGACTCTCGACAACGAAGGCACTGCCCTGGAGCTGTTGCGGGCAGACTCCGCCACCTGGACGCTGCCCGAGCGCGAGGACTGGCGGCTGTCCCAGCTGCACGGACGCTGGGCCGCCGAGTCCCGGCTGACCAGTTCCCTTCTCACCTACGGTGAGAAGGTCATCGGCAGCCGCCGCGGCCACACCGGGCACCAGCACCTGCCCTGGGTCGCGCTCGACACCGACGCCACCGAGGAGCGCGGCGAGGTCTACGGCTGCGCGCTCGGCTGGTCGGGTTCCTGGCGGATCACCGTCGCGCACCTCGCGGACGCGCGCGTGCAGATCACCGGCGGCGCCGGATGCGACGACTCAGGGCTGCTGCGCCTGGACGCGGGGGAGTCGTACACGACGCCCGTCTTCGCCGGCCTGTGGAGCGACGGCGGCTTCGGCGGCGCGAGCCGCGCCTGGCACGCCTATCAGCGCGCGCACGTCATCCCGGACGCGGACCGGGACCGGCCGGTGCTGTTCAACTCCTGGGAGGCCACCGAGTTCGACATCTCCGAGGAGCAGCAGGGGACACTCGCCCGGCGGGCCGCGGCGATCGGCGTCGAGCTGTTCGTGGTCGACGACGGCTGGTTCGGCAAGCGCACCAGCGACCGGGCCGGACTCGGCGACTGGACCCCCAACCCCGACCGCTTCCCGAAAGGCCTGAAGCCGCTCGCGGACTACGTGCACGCCCTCGGCATGCAGTTCGGCATCTGGGTCGAGCCCGAGATGGTCAACCCGGACAGCGAGCTCTACCGCGCCCACCCCGACTGGGTACAGTTCCAACCGGGACGAAAGCGGACGGAATTCCGCAATCAGCTCGTACTGAACCTGGCCCGGGAGGACGTCCAGGAGTACCTCTGGGGGCAGCTCGACGGGCTCCTGTCCAGCGCCCCGATCGACTACGTCAAGTGGGACTTCAACCGCTGCTTCACCGACGCTGGCTGGCCTGACGACCCCTACCCGCAGCGGCTCTGGATCGACCATGTCCGGGCGCTGTACGCACTGTTGGACCGGCTGCGCGCGGCCCACCCGGGCGTTGCCTTCGAGTCCTGCTCGGGCGGTGGCGGCCGCATCGACCTCGGGATCCTGAGCCGTACCGACCAGGTGTGGACCTCCGACAACACCGACCCGCTCGACCGGCTCGCCATCCAGCACGGCTTCAGCCAGATCCACCCCGCGCGCGTGATGGCAGCCTGGGTCACCGACAGCCCCAACACCCAGCTCAACGGGCGGGTCAGCTCGCTGCGTTTCCGCTTCGTCAGCTCCATGGCCGGAGTGCTGGGGGTCGGCGGAGACCTCGCCCAGTGGACCGAGGAGGAGCTCGCGGAGGCCGGCGAGTGGGTGACTCTCTACAAGGAGATCCGTCCGCTTGTGCAGCAGGGCGACCTGTACCGGTTGCGGGCGCCGCGGGGCGGGCTCAGTGCGGTGCAGTACGTGCGTGGCGACGAGGCGGTCGTCCTCGCGTGGCTTCAGGCACAGAGCTACGGGGAACCCGTGCCGGCGCTGCGACTGCAGGGCCTCGACCCGACAGCGTCGTATGAATGCCGCGAAACGGGCGAAGTTCACAGAGGTGCCGTACTCCTGCATCACGGACTGCGCACCGGGCTGCGCGGCGACCTCGACGCGGCAGTTTTCCGCCTGCGTCGCATCTGA
- a CDS encoding helix-turn-helix domain-containing protein yields MSSPEAEAEAEAEAEPEPGRAAPGSSAGRTEFLPAVAPQLRALRRRASLTLETAARAAGLSPAHLSRLETGQRQPSLPMLLALARIYATTVSELLGETVADRDAVVRATDMEPTVAGGWTYWQAGAPGRGMQALRVHVPYGSQGDIVRVHPGEEWLYVLQGRLRLRLGDTTHRLTAGDSAHFDSLTPHRIAAEDPDGVELLFVHTLLQSPTATLCLGPITGDMP; encoded by the coding sequence ATGAGCTCTCCAGAGGCAGAGGCAGAGGCAGAGGCAGAGGCAGAGCCGGAGCCCGGGCGCGCGGCACCGGGCTCGTCGGCCGGGCGGACGGAGTTCCTGCCCGCCGTCGCACCACAGCTTCGCGCGCTGCGCCGCCGGGCCTCCCTCACCCTGGAGACCGCGGCCCGCGCCGCCGGACTGTCACCCGCCCACCTGTCCCGGCTTGAGACCGGACAGCGCCAGCCGTCGCTGCCGATGCTGCTCGCCCTCGCCCGTATCTACGCTACGACCGTCTCGGAACTGCTCGGCGAGACGGTCGCCGACCGGGACGCCGTCGTACGCGCCACCGACATGGAACCGACCGTGGCGGGCGGCTGGACCTACTGGCAGGCCGGCGCGCCCGGCCGCGGCATGCAGGCCCTGCGCGTCCACGTACCGTACGGCTCGCAGGGCGACATCGTGCGCGTGCACCCCGGCGAGGAGTGGCTGTACGTCCTCCAGGGACGCCTGCGGCTGCGCCTCGGGGACACCACGCACCGGCTCACCGCCGGAGACAGCGCGCACTTCGACTCGCTGACCCCGCACCGGATCGCCGCCGAGGACCCCGACGGGGTCGAGCTCCTGTTCGTCCACACCCTTCTGCAGAGCCCCACGGCCACGCTGTGCCTGGGCCCGATCACCGGAGACATGCCATGA
- a CDS encoding thiamine pyrophosphate-dependent enzyme has translation MRAVVDTPTAMDLPPVDLTALARAYGGRTRACGAEEFRRALTEALDTPGPTLVTIREEIA, from the coding sequence ATGAGAGCAGTCGTGGACACCCCCACCGCGATGGACCTCCCGCCGGTCGACCTGACGGCCCTGGCCCGCGCCTACGGCGGCCGCACGCGCGCGTGCGGCGCCGAGGAATTCCGCCGCGCACTCACCGAGGCCCTCGACACCCCCGGACCCACCCTGGTCACCATCCGCGAGGAGATCGCATGA
- a CDS encoding aspartate aminotransferase family protein, with the protein MTKEFDLGALLAERGAERYELHGRYLNHQLPRMLHTIGFDKVYERAEGAHFWDADGNDYLDMLAGFGVMGLGRHHPVVRKALHDVLDAQLADLTRFDCQPLPGLLAEKLLTHSPHLDRVFFGNSGTEAVETALKFARYVTGRPRILYCDHAFHGLTTGSLSVNGEDGFRNGFAPLLPDTAVPLGDLDALARELKKGDVAALIVEPIQGKGVHEAPPGYLRAAQELLRKHRALLIADEVQTGLGRTGDFYAYQHEDGVEPDLVCVAKALSGGYVPVGATLGKDWIFKKVYSSMDRVLVHSASFGSNAQAMAAGLAVLSVMEDEQIVAGARVTGEQLRSRLAALIDKYELLADVRGRGLMIGIEFGRPKSLKLRSRWTMLQAARKGLFAQMVVVPLLQRHRILTQVSGDHLEVIKLIPPLIIGEQDVDRFVDAFTAVMDDAHSGGGLMWDFGKTLVKQAVANR; encoded by the coding sequence ATGACCAAGGAGTTCGACCTCGGCGCTCTCCTGGCCGAGCGCGGAGCCGAGCGCTACGAGCTGCACGGCAGGTACCTGAACCACCAGCTCCCGCGCATGCTGCACACCATCGGCTTCGACAAGGTCTACGAGCGCGCCGAGGGCGCCCACTTCTGGGACGCGGACGGCAACGACTACCTGGACATGCTGGCCGGGTTCGGAGTGATGGGCCTCGGGCGCCACCACCCCGTCGTCCGCAAGGCGCTGCACGACGTCCTCGACGCCCAGCTCGCCGACCTCACCCGCTTCGACTGCCAGCCGCTGCCCGGACTGCTGGCCGAGAAGCTGCTCACGCACAGCCCGCACCTGGACCGGGTGTTCTTCGGCAACAGCGGTACCGAGGCGGTGGAGACCGCGCTGAAGTTCGCCCGGTACGTCACCGGCAGGCCGAGGATCCTGTACTGCGACCACGCTTTCCACGGTCTGACCACCGGGTCGCTCTCGGTCAACGGCGAGGACGGCTTCCGGAACGGCTTCGCCCCGCTGCTGCCCGACACGGCCGTCCCGCTCGGTGATCTCGACGCCCTGGCGCGGGAGTTGAAGAAGGGCGATGTCGCCGCCCTGATCGTCGAGCCGATCCAGGGCAAGGGTGTGCACGAGGCCCCGCCCGGCTATCTCCGGGCTGCCCAGGAACTCCTGCGCAAGCACAGGGCGCTGCTCATCGCCGACGAGGTGCAGACGGGCCTCGGCCGCACCGGGGACTTCTACGCCTACCAGCACGAGGACGGCGTCGAGCCGGACCTGGTGTGCGTGGCCAAGGCCCTGTCCGGCGGCTATGTGCCGGTCGGCGCCACCCTCGGCAAGGACTGGATTTTCAAGAAGGTCTACTCGTCCATGGACCGGGTGCTCGTCCACTCGGCCAGCTTCGGCTCCAACGCCCAGGCCATGGCGGCGGGCCTCGCCGTGCTGTCCGTCATGGAGGACGAGCAGATCGTCGCGGGCGCGCGCGTGACCGGGGAGCAGCTGAGGTCCCGGCTTGCGGCGCTGATCGACAAGTACGAGCTGCTCGCCGACGTCCGCGGCCGGGGCCTGATGATCGGCATCGAGTTCGGCAGGCCCAAGTCGCTGAAGCTGCGCAGTCGTTGGACCATGCTGCAGGCGGCGCGCAAGGGCCTGTTCGCGCAGATGGTCGTCGTACCGCTGCTGCAGCGGCACAGGATCCTCACCCAGGTCTCCGGAGACCACCTGGAGGTCATCAAACTGATCCCGCCGCTGATCATCGGCGAGCAGGACGTGGACCGGTTCGTCGACGCCTTCACGGCCGTGATGGACGACGCACACAGCGGGGGTGGCCTGATGTGGGACTTCGGCAAGACACTGGTGAAGCAGGCGGTCGCCAACCGATAG
- a CDS encoding SGNH/GDSL hydrolase family protein: MIGSYVAVGDSFTEGVGDPGPDGAMVGWADRFAVLLADRRPEGDFGYTNLAVRGRLLDQIVEDQVPQAIELAPDLVSFCAGGNDIIRPGTDPDEVAERFERAIIRLTEAVGTVMVTTGFDTRNVPVLKHLRGKIATYNGHVRAVADRYGCPVLDLWSLKTVQDRRAWDDDRLHLSPEGHTRVALRAGQVLGLEVPADPDQPWPLLPPRGTLDVRRDDVHWAREYLVPWIGRRLRGESSGDHVTAKGALSPDDIKMRIASVA; encoded by the coding sequence GTGATCGGGTCGTACGTTGCGGTGGGGGACAGCTTCACCGAGGGCGTCGGCGATCCAGGCCCCGACGGTGCGATGGTCGGCTGGGCCGACCGATTCGCGGTGCTTCTCGCGGACCGGCGGCCCGAGGGCGACTTCGGCTACACGAACCTCGCCGTACGCGGCAGACTGCTCGACCAGATCGTGGAGGACCAGGTTCCGCAAGCCATCGAGCTCGCGCCGGACCTGGTCTCCTTCTGTGCGGGCGGCAATGACATCATCCGGCCCGGGACCGACCCCGACGAGGTCGCCGAGCGCTTCGAGCGGGCGATCATCCGGCTCACCGAAGCCGTCGGCACCGTCATGGTGACGACCGGCTTCGACACCCGTAACGTTCCCGTGCTCAAGCACCTGCGCGGCAAGATCGCCACCTACAACGGTCATGTACGGGCTGTCGCCGACCGGTACGGCTGCCCCGTGCTCGACCTGTGGTCCCTGAAGACCGTCCAGGACCGCCGGGCCTGGGACGACGACCGGCTCCACCTCTCGCCCGAGGGGCACACGCGCGTGGCGCTGCGCGCCGGGCAGGTTCTCGGCCTGGAGGTCCCGGCCGATCCGGACCAGCCCTGGCCGCTGCTCCCGCCGCGCGGCACCCTCGACGTCCGGCGGGACGACGTGCACTGGGCGCGCGAGTACCTGGTGCCGTGGATCGGCCGTCGGCTGCGCGGTGAGTCGTCCGGGGACCACGTCACGGCGAAGGGCGCGCTGTCGCCGGACGACATCAAGATGCGGATCGCCTCGGTCGCCTGA
- a CDS encoding tyrosine-protein phosphatase: protein MTQQIPSTEPELTGVRNFRDVGGLPATDGRRVRYGVLFRSGHLAHATEEDAAFLASLGLHTVFDFRNAADQKLEGPDVELPGVRNVNLPLTDPADGSEFWKMVRDGEIDQLRGILGDGKAANRMIVSYRTIIRERTAEHAHVLRSLAEDSVPALMHCAAGKDRAGLSIAVTLLALGVEREAIVADYLESNAKHRRYKVHRSGSSAAGYSPEVMELLSPLFEARAEYLAAAFETIEETWGDVGTYLEQGLGLTPQIRESLRERLLD, encoded by the coding sequence GTGACGCAGCAGATCCCGTCGACCGAGCCGGAGCTGACCGGAGTCCGTAACTTCCGCGATGTGGGTGGGCTCCCGGCCACGGACGGACGGCGGGTGCGGTACGGGGTGCTGTTCCGCAGCGGCCACCTCGCACACGCGACGGAGGAGGACGCTGCCTTCCTGGCCTCCCTGGGCCTGCACACGGTCTTCGACTTCCGCAATGCGGCGGACCAGAAGCTGGAGGGCCCCGACGTCGAACTGCCGGGCGTACGGAACGTGAACCTTCCGCTGACCGATCCGGCGGACGGCTCCGAGTTCTGGAAGATGGTCCGCGACGGTGAGATCGACCAGCTGCGCGGCATCCTCGGCGACGGCAAGGCGGCCAACCGCATGATCGTCTCCTACCGCACGATCATCAGGGAGCGCACCGCCGAGCACGCCCACGTACTGCGCTCACTCGCCGAGGACAGCGTGCCCGCACTGATGCACTGCGCCGCGGGCAAGGACCGTGCGGGCCTGTCGATAGCCGTGACGCTGCTCGCCCTGGGCGTGGAACGCGAGGCGATCGTCGCGGACTACCTGGAGTCGAACGCCAAGCACCGCCGCTACAAGGTGCACCGCAGCGGCAGCTCCGCCGCCGGCTACTCCCCCGAGGTCATGGAACTGCTCAGCCCCCTGTTCGAGGCGCGCGCCGAGTATCTGGCCGCCGCCTTCGAGACCATCGAGGAGACGTGGGGCGACGTCGGCACCTACCTGGAGCAGGGCCTCGGGCTCACCCCGCAAATCCGCGAGAGCCTGCGCGAGCGGCTCCTCGACTAG
- a CDS encoding glutamate dehydrogenase gives MTAPLMSLTWTDHLTGRQGFLVVDRLVRGVSSGGLRMREGCTLDEVTGLARGMTMKEALHYNPEGRYVPLGGAKGGIDCDPQDPGAYALLVRYLRAMKPYIESFWTTGEDLGLTQDLVDRAAVEAGLVSSIQAMYPLLDDEAKARRRLADAFAVEVDGIGLDELAGGCGVAESALAALDRAGVPYTRTRVAVQGLGTMGGATARFLARAGLTVVAVADIKGTIANPAGLDIEALLTARDAYGTVDRTVLRPDDRELPGDAWLSAEVEVLVPAAVSYAIDVANQEQIRARWIVEAANMPVLPEAEELLAARGVTVLPDVVVNSGTNAWWWWTLFGDIGPDAEEAFAHTRRSMRALIEQMLARAEADGTTPRAAAHAIVADRLPVIAERFGWYR, from the coding sequence ATGACCGCCCCCCTGATGTCGCTCACCTGGACCGATCACCTCACCGGCCGCCAGGGATTCCTGGTCGTCGACCGGCTGGTGCGCGGCGTCTCCAGCGGCGGGCTGCGCATGCGCGAGGGCTGCACCCTGGACGAGGTCACCGGGCTCGCCCGCGGCATGACCATGAAGGAGGCGCTGCATTACAACCCGGAGGGCCGCTACGTCCCCCTCGGAGGCGCCAAGGGTGGCATCGACTGTGATCCCCAGGACCCGGGGGCGTACGCGCTGCTGGTGCGCTACCTGCGCGCCATGAAGCCGTACATCGAGAGCTTCTGGACCACCGGAGAGGACCTCGGCCTCACCCAGGACCTGGTGGACCGGGCGGCCGTGGAGGCGGGTCTGGTGTCGTCCATCCAGGCCATGTATCCGCTGTTGGACGACGAGGCGAAGGCGCGGCGGCGGCTCGCGGACGCGTTCGCGGTCGAGGTGGACGGCATCGGCCTGGACGAGTTGGCCGGCGGCTGCGGGGTCGCCGAGTCGGCGCTGGCGGCCCTGGACCGGGCGGGCGTGCCGTATACGCGGACGCGGGTCGCCGTGCAGGGCCTGGGCACGATGGGCGGGGCCACGGCACGCTTCCTCGCGCGCGCGGGGCTCACCGTCGTGGCCGTCGCCGACATCAAGGGCACGATCGCCAACCCGGCGGGCCTCGACATCGAGGCGCTGCTCACCGCGCGGGACGCGTACGGCACCGTGGACCGCACGGTCCTGCGCCCCGACGACCGCGAACTGCCCGGCGACGCCTGGCTGTCGGCCGAGGTGGAGGTGCTCGTGCCGGCGGCGGTGTCGTACGCGATCGATGTCGCCAACCAGGAGCAGATCAGAGCCCGTTGGATCGTCGAGGCGGCCAACATGCCCGTCCTGCCCGAGGCGGAGGAGCTGCTGGCCGCGCGCGGGGTGACCGTGCTGCCCGACGTGGTCGTCAACTCCGGTACGAACGCCTGGTGGTGGTGGACCCTGTTCGGCGACATCGGCCCGGACGCGGAGGAGGCGTTCGCTCACACCCGCCGCTCGATGCGCGCCCTGATCGAGCAGATGCTGGCCCGCGCGGAGGCCGACGGAACGACCCCGCGCGCGGCAGCGCACGCCATCGTCGCGGACCGACTGCCGGTGATCGCGGAACGGTTCGGCTGGTACCGATGA
- a CDS encoding TetR family transcriptional regulator C-terminal domain-containing protein, protein MARVRLSVAERREELLRAAIGQIEARGVAAVRIADVASALGVSNALVLYHFSTKEKLVAAAFTFAAEDDLGHLRKLLGRRTTALRRLRSAVRWYAPTGQAKGWRLWIEGWAAALREPALQEVTRDLDREWKAAIAEVIAEGVAAGEFRCPDPQGTALRLTALLDGLAVQMTSYAGAVSRARAQEWVEEALARELDLERAALTTSEQ, encoded by the coding sequence GTGGCGAGAGTGCGGTTGAGCGTGGCCGAGCGGCGCGAGGAGCTACTGCGGGCCGCCATCGGGCAGATCGAGGCGCGGGGCGTGGCGGCGGTCAGGATCGCCGACGTGGCCTCGGCGCTCGGCGTGAGCAACGCGCTGGTGCTGTACCACTTCTCGACGAAGGAGAAGCTGGTCGCCGCGGCGTTCACGTTCGCGGCCGAGGACGACCTCGGGCATCTGCGTAAGCTTCTCGGCCGCCGGACCACGGCGCTGCGGCGGCTGCGGTCGGCGGTTCGCTGGTACGCGCCGACGGGCCAGGCCAAGGGCTGGCGCCTGTGGATCGAGGGCTGGGCGGCTGCGCTGCGCGAGCCCGCGCTGCAGGAGGTCACGCGGGACCTCGACAGGGAGTGGAAGGCTGCGATCGCCGAGGTGATAGCGGAAGGCGTGGCCGCGGGCGAGTTCCGCTGCCCGGACCCGCAAGGTACGGCTCTGCGTCTGACGGCCCTGCTGGACGGGCTCGCCGTTCAGATGACGTCGTACGCCGGTGCGGTGTCGCGCGCGCGAGCACAGGAGTGGGTGGAGGAGGCGCTGGCGCGGGAACTGGACCTGGAGCGGGCGGCGTTGACCACCTCCGAGCAGTGA
- a CDS encoding M23 family metallopeptidase: MPAKGKHRRPKPQRFTRSIAVAGTGGAALALPLMGATGAHAATTQSVSQSVSQKAVQSLPVVEKKAAEKKSAAHHAGVRTYSVRGGDYLSKIADEQHVTGGWKKLYSDNRRAVGDDPALIHPGLKLTLGKKATTTTKSSSRPSSSSSSSAPKASSSSNKTTATQTSQSTGTSTGFTLPVSGATIGTGYHVAGSMWSSGYHTGVDFVVPTGTPVKAVGAGTVVSAGWGGAYGNQVVIKLADGYYAQYGHLSQLSVSAGQTVTEGQQIGLSGATGNVTGPHLHFEIRTTPDYGSDVDPVAYLRSKGVAVG, translated from the coding sequence ATGCCCGCGAAGGGTAAGCACCGCCGTCCGAAGCCCCAGCGCTTCACCCGTTCCATCGCCGTCGCCGGTACCGGTGGCGCCGCACTCGCACTCCCGCTCATGGGTGCGACCGGCGCCCATGCCGCAACAACGCAGTCCGTTTCCCAGTCGGTTTCGCAAAAGGCCGTCCAGTCCCTTCCGGTCGTGGAGAAGAAGGCGGCCGAGAAGAAGAGCGCCGCGCACCACGCGGGCGTGCGGACCTATTCGGTGCGGGGCGGCGACTACCTTTCGAAGATCGCCGACGAGCAGCATGTCACCGGCGGCTGGAAGAAGCTCTACTCGGACAACCGCCGGGCCGTAGGCGACGACCCGGCGCTGATCCACCCGGGCCTGAAGCTCACGCTCGGCAAGAAGGCCACCACGACCACCAAGTCGTCGTCCCGGCCGTCTTCTTCGTCTTCTTCTTCCGCGCCCAAGGCGTCCTCGTCCTCGAACAAGACGACCGCCACGCAGACCTCCCAGTCCACCGGCACCTCCACCGGCTTCACCCTCCCGGTGTCCGGCGCCACCATCGGCACCGGCTACCACGTGGCCGGCAGCATGTGGTCCAGCGGGTACCACACAGGCGTCGACTTCGTCGTCCCGACGGGCACCCCCGTCAAGGCCGTCGGTGCGGGCACGGTCGTCTCCGCGGGCTGGGGCGGCGCGTACGGCAACCAGGTCGTCATCAAGCTCGCCGACGGCTACTACGCGCAGTACGGCCACCTCTCCCAGCTCTCCGTCTCGGCCGGCCAGACCGTGACGGAGGGACAGCAGATCGGCCTCTCCGGCGCTACCGGCAACGTGACCGGCCCGCACCTGCACTTCGAGATCCGCACCACGCCGGACTACGGCTCCGACGTGGACCCGGTCGCCTACCTCCGGTCCAAGGGCGTAGCGGTCGGCTGA